CCGCCCGGACGGAATGCCCCCGACCAATGGCTACAGCCATGTGGCCATCGCCCACGGTGACACCGTGTTCATCTCCGGCCAGGTGCCGGTAGATGCCGACGGCGAGGTGGTCTCGGCGGACCCGTCCGCGCAGGTCGAGCAGGTGTTCACCAACCTGCGGACGGCGCTGGCCGCGGCCGGCCTGGACTTCAGCCACGTGGTCAAGCTCACCTACTACCTGGTGGATCTGGCCGACCTGGCCGTGGTCCGCGAGGTGCGGGATCGCTTCATCGACGCCGAGCGGCCGCCGGCCAGCTCGCTGATTCAGGTGGCCGGCCTGGTCAGCCCGGCCTTCCGGGTGGAGATCGACGCGGTGGCGTCCCGCGGCTGACGGCGTCTACTGAGCCCTCCGCTGGCTCAGATCGGGACCAAGTTTGGGTTCGAGCCCAGCACTCTCGAATGCTGCTCACTGCTGCTGTTCGAGCCCGCGTGCCCGTCTAGCAGGCGGCGATGACGAGCGTGGGTCGGATTCAGCATCTGAGGAGGCCTGCGGGGCCGGGTTTTCGAACCTAGCGTTGGCGGTAGTCGTCCCGCGCGAACAAGGATCACCGATGACCACGAATGGGCAGATCTCCTTCTGGTGGCAGCAACTCGGACTGCCGGACCTCCGTCCGGCGCTGCCCGGCTCGCTCGAGGCGGACGTGGCCATCGTCGGCGGCGGCTTCACCGGCCTGTGGACCGCCTACTACCTGAAGAAAGCCCAGCCGGACGCCCGGGTGGTGGTGCTCGAGCAGCGCTTCGCTGGCTTCGGGGCCTCGGGTCGCAATGGCGGCTGGTGCGTGAACTCGATCACCGGCACCCGTGAGCAGTACCTGGACAGCCACGGCCGCGACGCCGTGATCGGCTTCCAGCGGGCCATGAACGACACCGTCGACGAGGTGATCGCGGTGGCCGCGGCCGAGGGGATCGACGCCGACATCATCAAGGGCGGCGAGTTCAACGTGGCTCGCACACCATCGCAGGTCGGTCGAATGAAGGCCTTCTACGAGGCCGAGGCCGCCTGGCCGGTCACCGACATCGAGCTGCTCGACGCGACAGAAGCCAAGGACCGAATCAACATCGACGGCGCCCTGGGCGCGACCTGGCAGCCGCACTGCGCCAAGGTGAACCCGGCCAGGCTGGCCCGCGGTCTGGCCCTGGCCTGCGAACGCGCCGGTGTGGTGATCTACGAGAACACCCTAGTCAACGAGATTTCGTCGGGCGTGGTCCGCACCGACCACGGGGACGTCCGGGCGCCGGCCATCGTCCGGGCCACCGAGGGCTTCACCGCCAACCTGCGCGGCGAGCACCGCACCTGGCTGCCGATGAACTCCTCGATGATCGTCACCGAGCCGCTGCCGGAGTCGGTGTGGACGCAGCTCGGCTGGACGTCCGGGCAGGTGCTGGGCGACTACGCCAACGTCTACATGTACGCCCAACGCACCGCGGACGGCCGGATCGCCTTCGGCGGCCGGGGCGTCCCCTACCGTTACGGCTCGCGGGTGGACACCGACGGCGTCACCCAGGAGCGCACCATCGAGGCCCTGACCGGGCTGCTGCGCAGCTTCTTCCCGGCGGCGTCCGGGGTCGGCATCGACCACGCCTGGGCCGGGGTGTTGGGCGTCCCCCGGGATTGGGCGGCCACCATCGGCTTCGACCACGGCACCGGGATGGGCTGGGCCGGCGGCTACGTGGGCACCGGAGTGGCCACCACCAACCTGGCCGGACGCACCCTGACCGATCTGATCCTGCGCCGCGACACCGAGCTGGTCCGGCTGCCCTGGGTAGGCCGGAAGGTGCGCAAGTGGGAGCCCGAGCCGCTGCGCTGGCTGGGCGTCCAGGCCATGTACGCCGCCTACCGGATGGCCGACCGCCAGGAGCTGGACGGACGTGCGACCACCTCCCCGATCGCCAAGTTCGCCGACCTGATCTCCGGCCACTGAGCCGTTCCGCAGCTTCCCGCGGAACGCTCTGCGCCGCAGGGCGATGCGCCGATCTCGGCTGATCGCGGAGTTTGTTACCTGATCGGCGAAGAGGGCGGAGCGTCCCGAGCAACTCGCGGACTTGGTTACCGAATGCGCAGCGAAACAGCCAGGATTCGGTAACCAACTCCGCCACTCGGCTCCGGCGCTGCCGGAGGCACCCGCATTCGGTAACAAGGCCCGCAGATGGCGGTCGGCTGGCTAGAACCAGCCGCTCACGGCCACCAGCGAACGCCCGCCCCGCGCGGCCACAGCGAGCACACAGCGACGTCCAAGGGTATGGACGGTTCGACCCGAGACTCTCGTTCACATCGAATGATGGGAGTGGACGTGGCCGTGGAGACCCAGAGCCCGACGGGCACCACCCGGCAGACGCCGATCGTTGATCGTCGGGTGCTGGTGGCTGACCGCCGAGTGCTGGTGCCGTCCTGGTGGCGGGACGCCGTGGGCCTGACCATCTGGGCCAACCTGCTGATCGTCACCGCACTGTGGGTCAGCGGCGGCGGGCTGCAGGCGCTGTCCACACCGGCCGGCGCCTTCACCACCCTGGGCCGGCTGACCGGCCTGATCGCGTCCGTCCTGCTGCTGATCCAGGTGCTGCTGATGGCCCGGCTGCCCGTAGTCGAGCGGGTCTACGGCCAGGACGAGTTGGCCCGCCGACACCGGCTGGTCGGCTTCTGGTCGTTCTCGCTGATGCTCGTCCACCTGGTGCTGATCACGATCGGCTACGCGCTATCGGCCCGGCTGAACGTGTTCGTCCAGTTCTGGGAGCTGGTCGTCGACTACCCCGGAATGCTGCTGGCCACGGCCGGCACCGTGCTGGTGGTCGTGGTGGCCATGAGCAGCATCCGGGCCGCACGGAGAAAGCTCCGCTACGAGTCGTGGCATCTGATTCACCTGTACGCCTACCTCGGCGTCGGGCTGGCCCTGCCCCACCAGCTGTGGACCGGCCAGGAGTTCCTGAGCAACGCCTGGGCCACGATCTACTGGTGGGGGCTGTGGATCGCCGCGCTGGTCGCCATCGTCGGTTGGCGACTGGCCGTCCCGCTGTACCGCAGCCTGCGGCACGACCTGCGGGTGGCCGGCGTCCGCCGGGAAAGCGCGGACGTGATCAGCGTGCTGATCTCCGGACGTGACCTCGACCGGTTGCCGGTCGCGGCCGGCCAGTTCTTCCACTGGCGGTTCCTGGGCCGTCCCAGTTGGACTCGGGCCCACCCGTACTCGCTGTCGGCGGCCCCGAACGGCCGCGACCTGCGGATCACGGTCAAGGATCTCGGCGACGGCAGCCACGAGCTGGCCGGCGTCACCCCGGGCAGCCGGGTGCTGATCGAAGGCCCCTACGGACGGCTGCACGGCGGCGTCCGGACGAGCCGGAAGGTGCTGCTGATGGGTGCCGGGATCGGGATCACCCCACTGCGGGCGCTGCTCGAGGAACTGCCGCAGGCCCCCGGCGATGTCACCTTCATCTACCGGGCCGGGAGCGACGACGAGCTGGTGCTGGCCGGCGAGATCGAGCAGCTGGCCGCGTCCCGGGGGGCGCGGGTGTTCTTTGTGGTCGGCCACCGTCGCCGGGAGCGGAACTCCTGGCTGCCGTCCAGCGCCGGCACTCTCAGCGATGCCGACGGCCTGCGCCGGCTGGTGCCTGACATCGCCGAGCACGACGTCTACCTCTGCGGCGCGGACGCCTGGATGGACGCCGCCGCCAAGGCCGCCCGCGAGTGCGGGGTGCCGGCCGACCGCATCCATTCCGAACGCTTCAGCTGGTAATCGAGGAGCCTCATGCGCAAGATCGTCATTGGGCTGGCAAGCACCGTCAGTGCGCTGGTGCTGCTGTTCAGCTATCACACGTCCACGAACTCCACTGCGGCCAAGGACACCACCACCGACACCGGCGGGGGCACCGGCAGCTCCGGCGGGACGACACCCAACGCGGGCTCGTCCGGGTCGTCCGCGGACGGCACCTACACCGGCGATGCGGCCGCCACCCGGTACGGCGACGTTCAGGTGCAGATCACCGTCTCCGGCGGCAAGATCACCGCGGCTGACGCGATCCAGTACCCGAACAGCGATCGGCACGACCAGCAGATCAACGCCTACGCCATCCCGATCCTCAACTCCGAAGCGGTGGACGCCCAGAGCGCCAGCATCGACGCCGTCTCCGGCGCCACGGTGACCAGCGACGGCTACATCACGTCCCTCCAGTCGGCCATCGACGCCGCCCACCTGCAATGAGCACCCTCACGCTGAGCCCAGCCGTGGCCACCGACCTGCCGCGGCGCGCCTGGGTGGCCCAGATCATGAGTCTGCCGATCAGCATCCACCTGCGCGGGCCGGCCGCGGAGTCGCCGGCGATCGCCGCCCTGGTGGCCGAGGCATTCGGCGAGCTGCGCGCCGATGAGGAGTTGTTCAGCATCTGGCGTCCGGACAGCCCGGCCAGCCGGATTCGGGACGGACGCGACCAGATCGCCGATGCCCCACCCCGGCTACGGCACGTGGCCGCGCTGTGCGAGCTCGCCGAGTACCGCACCGGTGGCGCCTTCTCGGCGTGGCTGCCGGACGCGTCCGGGGTGTTGCGGTTCAACCCGACCGGGCTGGTGAAGGGCTGGGCCGTCCAGCAGGCGTCCGCCCTGCTGGGTGAGCGGCTGCGCCGCTTCGGAGCCCACGACCTGATGATCAATGCCGGCGGTGACATCGCCGTGGCCTGCACCCGCACCGACACCCCCGACTGGGTGGTGGCCATCGAGGATCCGCGCGATCGCAGCCGGCTGCTGCGGGCGCTGCACCTGCGCACCGGCGCCGTGGCCACCTCGGGTACCGCGGCTCGCGGCGCCCACATCGTCGACCCGGCCACCGGAATGGCAGCGGACGGCCTGCTGTCGGCCACCGTGATCGGCCCCGAGCTGACCTGGGCGGACGTCTATGCCACCGCGGCTTTCGTGAAGGGGCCGACCGCCGTCGGCTGGCTGGCCACCCTCGATCGGCATGCCGGCCTGCTGGTCGAGCCGAATGGACGAGTGACCGCGATCGGGGCACCGGAAGCCTGAGCATCGCCCCGGCATCGTCCGGGCCGACTATCGGTTCGATGGTCTGCCCATTCCGCCCAGTGGGTGGCGGCTCCTAGGCTGGGCGGCAGGCCCACCGCCTCGAAGGGGAGATCATGTCCGCTGATCATCGACATCCGGCCGACCAGCACGATCTGATCCGAGTGCGCGGCGCCAGGGTCAACAACCTGCGCGGGATCGACCTCGACCTGCCCAAACGACGGCTCACCGTGTTCACCGGGGTCTCCGGGTCGGGCAAGAGTTCGCTGGTCTTCGGCACCATCGCCGCGGAGTCGCAGCGGCTGATCAACGAGACCTATCCGGCCTTCGTCCAGGGCTTCATGCCGAGCATGACCCGTCCGGACGTGGACGTCCTGGAGGGCCTGAGCACGGCGATCATCGTCGACCAGGAGCGGATCGGGGCCAACCCGCGCTCGACGGTCGGCACGGTCACCGACGCGCTGGCCATGCTGCGGATCCTGTTCAGCCGGCTGGCCACCCCGCAGATCGGCTCGGCGCAAGCATTCTCGTTCAACATCGCCACGGTCTCCGGTAAAGGCGCGGTCGAGATCGAGAAGGGCCAGGGCAAGATCGTCGAACGCAAGTCGTTCACCGTCCAAGGCGGCATGTGTCCCCGCTGCGAGGGGCTCGGCAACGTCAACGACTTCGACCTGTCCGCGCTCTACGACGACTCCAAGTCGCTGAACCAGGGCGCGTTGGCCGTCCCCGGCTACACAATGGACGGCTGGTACGGACGGATCTACCGCGGCTGCGGATGGTTCGACCCGGACAAGCCGATCCGCGACTACTCCCCCAAGGAGCTGTCCGATCTGCTCTACAAGCAGCCCACCAAGGTGAAGATCGACGGCATCAACGTCACGTACCAGGGCCTGATTCCGCAGATCCAGAAGACCTACCTGGCCAAGGACGTCGAGGCCATGCAGCCGCACATCCGGGCCTTCGTGGAGCGGACGGTCACCTTCACCGTCTGCCCCGACTGCGCCGGCACCCGGCTGAACGAGCCGGCCCGCTCGGCGCGGATCGCCGGCGCGAACATCGCCGACGTCTGCGCCATGCAGCTGACCGATCTGGCCGAATGGGTGCGCGGGCTGGACGACCCGTCCGTGGCCCCGCTGCTGGCCAAGCTGCGGCACATCCTGGACTCCTTCACCGAGATCGGGTTGGGCTACCTGAGCCTGGCCCGCTCGTCGGGCACCTTGTCCGGCGGCGAAGCGCAGCGGATCAAGATGATCCGACACCTCGGCTCGTCGCTGACCGACGTCACCTACATCTTCGATGAGCCCACCATCGGGCTGCACCCGCATGACATCGCCCGGATGAACGGCCTGCTGCTGCGGCTGCGCGATGCCGGCAACACCGTGCTGGTGGTCGAGCACAAGCCCGAGATGATGGCGATCGCCGACCACGTGGTCGACCTCGGCCCCGGTGCTGGGACGGCCGGAGGTCAGATCACCTACACCGGCGATCTGGACGGCCTGCGGGCATCCGGGACGCTCACCGGACGCCACCTGGACGACCGGGCTCGGCTGAAGCCGTCCGTCCGGGCCGCGACCGGGAGCCTGCCGATTCGTGGGGCGAACGCCAACAACCTGCATAGCGTGGACGTGGACGTCCCGCTCGGCGTGCTGGCCGTCCTGACCGGGGTGGCCGGCTCGGGCAAGAGCTCGCTGGTCGACTCCGGGCTGGTCGGACGCCCGGGCGTGGTCGCCATCGACCAGGGCGCCATCAAGGGCTCTCGGCGCAGCAACCCGGCCACCTACACCGGGCTGCTGGAGCCGATCCGCAAGGCCTTCGCCAAGGCCAACGGGGTCAAGCCGGCCTTGTTCAGCGCCAACTCCGAGGGGGCTTGCCTGGCCTGCAACGGTGCCGGGGTGATCTACCTGGATCTGGCCGTGATGGCCGGGGTGCCGGTGACCTGCGAGGAGTGCGAGGGCAAGGGCTTCCAGCCGTCCGTCCTGACCTACCACCTGGCCGGCAAGGACATCGCGCAGGTGCTGGCGCTGCCAGTGGCCGACGCGCTGGAGTTCTTCTCGGCCGGGGAGGCGAAGCTGGCTCCGGCGACGGCCATTCTGACCCGACTGGCCGATGTGGGGCTGGGCTACCTGCGCCTGGGCCAGCCGCTGACCACCTTGTCCGGCGGCGAACGGCAGCGGTTGAAGCTGGCCAACGAGCTGTCCGGGACCGGCAGCATCTACGTCCTGGACGAGCCGACCACCGGTCTGCATCTGGCCGACGTCGAGCAGTTGCTCGGCCTGCTGGATCGGCTGGTCGAGGCCGGCAAGTCGGTGATCGTGATCGAGCACCACCAAGCCGTGATGGCCCACGCCGACTGGATCATCGACCTGGGTCCCGGCGCCGGCCATGACGGCGGACGGGTGGTCTTCGAAGGCACCCCGGCCCAGCTGGTCGAGGCCCGATCGACCATCACCGGTCGGCACCTGGCCGAGTACGTCCGCCGCTGACGGGGACGGTTCCATTACCGTCCGGCGCGGTGGTGAGGCGGCGTCCAGCCGCCTAGGCTGCCGCCCATGACTGACGGCCTGCGCTTTTCCAACCGCACCGAAGACATCGACCGGACGCTGGTGCACTACTGGATCAGCGAGCTCAGCTACTGGGCCCAGGGACGCACCCGCGAAACCCAGGACACCGCCATCGACGGCTCCCGGAACTACAGCGTCCATGACCAGGCGACCGGCGCCCAGCTCGGCTACGCCCGGGTGATCACCGACGGGGCCACCTTCGCCTGGCTGTGCGATGTGATCGTCGCCCCGCACGCCCGCGGACGCGGCGTCGGAAAGCGCCTGATCTCCGGCATCGTGGACGACCTGGAACCGCTCGGGCTCCGCCGGATCCTGCTGGCCACCGCGGACGCCCACGGCCTGTACGCCCAGTACGGCTTCGAGCCGCTGGCCCAGCCCGAGCGCTGGATGGTCCACCTGTAGCTCCGCGCCCCGCACTCCCAGTTCGCGCTACCGAACGGAACTCCCGCTACCGGAATTTCGGCAGCAAAGGTTGCATTCGGTAGC
The nucleotide sequence above comes from Propionicimonas paludicola. Encoded proteins:
- a CDS encoding RidA family protein → MPDVITRPDGMPPTNGYSHVAIAHGDTVFISGQVPVDADGEVVSADPSAQVEQVFTNLRTALAAAGLDFSHVVKLTYYLVDLADLAVVREVRDRFIDAERPPASSLIQVAGLVSPAFRVEIDAVASRG
- a CDS encoding NAD(P)/FAD-dependent oxidoreductase; protein product: MTTNGQISFWWQQLGLPDLRPALPGSLEADVAIVGGGFTGLWTAYYLKKAQPDARVVVLEQRFAGFGASGRNGGWCVNSITGTREQYLDSHGRDAVIGFQRAMNDTVDEVIAVAAAEGIDADIIKGGEFNVARTPSQVGRMKAFYEAEAAWPVTDIELLDATEAKDRINIDGALGATWQPHCAKVNPARLARGLALACERAGVVIYENTLVNEISSGVVRTDHGDVRAPAIVRATEGFTANLRGEHRTWLPMNSSMIVTEPLPESVWTQLGWTSGQVLGDYANVYMYAQRTADGRIAFGGRGVPYRYGSRVDTDGVTQERTIEALTGLLRSFFPAASGVGIDHAWAGVLGVPRDWAATIGFDHGTGMGWAGGYVGTGVATTNLAGRTLTDLILRRDTELVRLPWVGRKVRKWEPEPLRWLGVQAMYAAYRMADRQELDGRATTSPIAKFADLISGH
- a CDS encoding ferredoxin reductase family protein, coding for MDVAVETQSPTGTTRQTPIVDRRVLVADRRVLVPSWWRDAVGLTIWANLLIVTALWVSGGGLQALSTPAGAFTTLGRLTGLIASVLLLIQVLLMARLPVVERVYGQDELARRHRLVGFWSFSLMLVHLVLITIGYALSARLNVFVQFWELVVDYPGMLLATAGTVLVVVVAMSSIRAARRKLRYESWHLIHLYAYLGVGLALPHQLWTGQEFLSNAWATIYWWGLWIAALVAIVGWRLAVPLYRSLRHDLRVAGVRRESADVISVLISGRDLDRLPVAAGQFFHWRFLGRPSWTRAHPYSLSAAPNGRDLRITVKDLGDGSHELAGVTPGSRVLIEGPYGRLHGGVRTSRKVLLMGAGIGITPLRALLEELPQAPGDVTFIYRAGSDDELVLAGEIEQLAASRGARVFFVVGHRRRERNSWLPSSAGTLSDADGLRRLVPDIAEHDVYLCGADAWMDAAAKAARECGVPADRIHSERFSW
- a CDS encoding FMN-binding protein, whose translation is MRKIVIGLASTVSALVLLFSYHTSTNSTAAKDTTTDTGGGTGSSGGTTPNAGSSGSSADGTYTGDAAATRYGDVQVQITVSGGKITAADAIQYPNSDRHDQQINAYAIPILNSEAVDAQSASIDAVSGATVTSDGYITSLQSAIDAAHLQ
- a CDS encoding FAD:protein FMN transferase produces the protein MSTLTLSPAVATDLPRRAWVAQIMSLPISIHLRGPAAESPAIAALVAEAFGELRADEELFSIWRPDSPASRIRDGRDQIADAPPRLRHVAALCELAEYRTGGAFSAWLPDASGVLRFNPTGLVKGWAVQQASALLGERLRRFGAHDLMINAGGDIAVACTRTDTPDWVVAIEDPRDRSRLLRALHLRTGAVATSGTAARGAHIVDPATGMAADGLLSATVIGPELTWADVYATAAFVKGPTAVGWLATLDRHAGLLVEPNGRVTAIGAPEA
- a CDS encoding ATP-binding cassette domain-containing protein, with the translated sequence MSADHRHPADQHDLIRVRGARVNNLRGIDLDLPKRRLTVFTGVSGSGKSSLVFGTIAAESQRLINETYPAFVQGFMPSMTRPDVDVLEGLSTAIIVDQERIGANPRSTVGTVTDALAMLRILFSRLATPQIGSAQAFSFNIATVSGKGAVEIEKGQGKIVERKSFTVQGGMCPRCEGLGNVNDFDLSALYDDSKSLNQGALAVPGYTMDGWYGRIYRGCGWFDPDKPIRDYSPKELSDLLYKQPTKVKIDGINVTYQGLIPQIQKTYLAKDVEAMQPHIRAFVERTVTFTVCPDCAGTRLNEPARSARIAGANIADVCAMQLTDLAEWVRGLDDPSVAPLLAKLRHILDSFTEIGLGYLSLARSSGTLSGGEAQRIKMIRHLGSSLTDVTYIFDEPTIGLHPHDIARMNGLLLRLRDAGNTVLVVEHKPEMMAIADHVVDLGPGAGTAGGQITYTGDLDGLRASGTLTGRHLDDRARLKPSVRAATGSLPIRGANANNLHSVDVDVPLGVLAVLTGVAGSGKSSLVDSGLVGRPGVVAIDQGAIKGSRRSNPATYTGLLEPIRKAFAKANGVKPALFSANSEGACLACNGAGVIYLDLAVMAGVPVTCEECEGKGFQPSVLTYHLAGKDIAQVLALPVADALEFFSAGEAKLAPATAILTRLADVGLGYLRLGQPLTTLSGGERQRLKLANELSGTGSIYVLDEPTTGLHLADVEQLLGLLDRLVEAGKSVIVIEHHQAVMAHADWIIDLGPGAGHDGGRVVFEGTPAQLVEARSTITGRHLAEYVRR
- a CDS encoding GNAT family N-acetyltransferase produces the protein MTDGLRFSNRTEDIDRTLVHYWISELSYWAQGRTRETQDTAIDGSRNYSVHDQATGAQLGYARVITDGATFAWLCDVIVAPHARGRGVGKRLISGIVDDLEPLGLRRILLATADAHGLYAQYGFEPLAQPERWMVHL